The following coding sequences lie in one Variovorax terrae genomic window:
- a CDS encoding glycosyltransferase family 9 protein: protein MTAEGFLQRQARSCLVQPLSAPVASNSDAFAAELGLRKLGWRVARRKLIYAGLGQERHRLDALPPGGRRILWIYDGMAQIGDALMDLAPRSLLAEQGYEVSLLTSPALAAVFRGDAWLQGVHDEHHPPDAVFDGALVLNFMRRSFPLKRRLFPRLPWVCLQQHYVGPDFHRAEFATRRLADLTGSPLSVSAFQRHARQKLDTPAVASPSVDRPGLAPGYVVLGLGGVDPVRTYTQWTALARWILDGTPLGVALTGSDNGRQAASDLIEALPPALRARVADFTGRTTLAQSQALMRQAALVVCADGGLMHLAFTTSTPVVALFHRSIDPAWRLPRDPHIIALRSTGAVSELSAQQIGQACRLLLEPALATLHGFHESTAVRAHA from the coding sequence ATGACGGCTGAAGGATTCCTGCAACGTCAGGCCCGCAGCTGTCTGGTGCAGCCCCTGTCGGCGCCGGTGGCCTCGAACAGCGACGCCTTCGCTGCGGAGCTGGGCCTGCGCAAGCTCGGCTGGCGCGTTGCCCGCCGCAAGCTGATCTATGCCGGCCTCGGGCAGGAGCGCCATCGGCTGGACGCGCTGCCGCCCGGCGGCCGCAGGATCCTGTGGATCTACGACGGCATGGCGCAGATTGGCGATGCCCTGATGGACCTCGCGCCGCGCTCGCTGTTGGCGGAGCAAGGTTACGAGGTTTCGCTGCTGACCTCGCCTGCGCTGGCCGCGGTGTTTCGCGGCGATGCCTGGCTCCAGGGGGTGCATGACGAACACCACCCGCCCGACGCGGTGTTCGATGGTGCCCTCGTCCTCAATTTCATGCGCCGCTCGTTCCCGCTGAAGCGGCGGCTGTTCCCGCGTCTGCCCTGGGTCTGCCTGCAGCAGCACTATGTGGGGCCGGACTTCCATCGCGCGGAATTCGCAACACGCCGCCTGGCCGATCTCACGGGAAGCCCCCTCTCCGTCTCCGCGTTCCAGCGGCACGCGCGGCAGAAGCTGGACACACCGGCCGTCGCTTCGCCCTCGGTGGATCGCCCCGGCCTTGCGCCGGGTTACGTGGTGCTGGGCCTCGGCGGCGTGGACCCGGTGCGCACCTACACGCAGTGGACAGCGCTGGCACGCTGGATCCTGGACGGCACGCCCCTGGGCGTGGCCCTCACCGGCAGCGACAACGGTCGGCAGGCCGCCAGCGATCTGATCGAGGCCCTGCCCCCGGCGCTGCGCGCCAGGGTGGCCGACTTCACCGGCCGGACCACGCTGGCCCAGAGCCAGGCCCTGATGCGGCAGGCGGCGCTGGTGGTTTGCGCCGACGGCGGCTTGATGCACCTGGCATTCACCACCTCCACCCCCGTGGTGGCGCTGTTCCACCGCAGCATCGATCCCGCTTGGCGGCTGCCCCGCGATCCGCATATCATCGCCCTGCGATCCACCGGGGCCGTCAGCGAGCTGTCGGCGCAGCAGATCGGCCAGGCCTGCCGGCTCCTGCTTGAGCCGGCCCTGGCCACCCTCCACGGATTTCACGAGTCAACCGCTGTCCGCGCCCATGCCTGA
- the msbA gene encoding lipid A export permease/ATP-binding protein MsbA yields MSPEPPAPPDIKTRLRRVWPYFGRSWGSWAIAVLATVVASATEPMIPALLKPLLDRGFNQGSLKLWVVPASLLLLFGIRGLAGFLAQMALAKVTNEGLQTLRRRMFEKLLDARLALFGGQSSSKLANTIVYEVYNGSSMLVNSLMSLARDSLTLLALVGYLLYLNWKLTLIVALLFPAIAVVMKTLSRRLYRLTRASQQATDSLAYVVEENVLAHRDVRLHGAQASQSFRFGELSESLRRLSMKTTVASAAMTPITQMLAAVALSAVISVALLQSTSEGATVGDFVAFVTAMLMLVAPIKHLSEVASPITRGLAALERGMDLVEGTPSEAGGTYTSPRAQGDIRFSGVTVVYTPEGGPAVDALDLSIHPGETVALVGASGSGKTTLVNLLPRFIEPTSGDILLDGVRIDQWDLASLRAQFAVVSQHVIMLNDTIAANVVLGRPLDRAKVERCLQAANLAQMVAGLPQGLDTLVGHNATQLSGGQRQRLAIARALYKDAPVLILDEATSALDAESERAVQEALERLMANRTTLVIAHRLSTVQHANRIVVMEAGRIVETGSHADLLLQDGLYARLYRLGLHSPESPSASPTELAPS; encoded by the coding sequence ATGTCCCCAGAACCGCCGGCCCCGCCGGACATCAAGACCCGGCTGCGGCGCGTCTGGCCTTACTTCGGCCGCTCCTGGGGTTCGTGGGCGATCGCAGTGCTGGCCACCGTCGTCGCCTCGGCGACCGAGCCCATGATCCCGGCCCTGCTCAAGCCGCTGCTGGACCGCGGCTTCAACCAGGGCTCGCTGAAGCTGTGGGTGGTGCCGGCCTCGCTGCTGCTGCTGTTCGGCATACGGGGGCTGGCCGGATTTCTCGCCCAGATGGCCCTGGCCAAGGTCACCAACGAGGGTTTGCAAACCCTGCGCCGGCGCATGTTCGAAAAATTGCTCGATGCGCGCCTCGCGCTGTTCGGCGGCCAGTCCTCCAGCAAGCTGGCCAACACCATCGTCTACGAGGTCTACAACGGCAGCTCGATGCTGGTCAACTCGCTGATGAGCCTGGCGCGCGACAGCCTGACCCTGCTGGCGCTGGTGGGCTATCTGCTGTACCTCAACTGGAAGCTCACGCTGATCGTGGCGCTGCTGTTCCCCGCTATCGCGGTGGTGATGAAGACGCTATCGCGCCGGCTGTACCGGCTGACGCGCGCCAGCCAGCAGGCCACCGACAGCCTGGCCTACGTGGTGGAAGAAAACGTGCTGGCCCACCGCGACGTGCGGCTGCACGGCGCGCAGGCCTCGCAGTCGTTCCGCTTCGGCGAACTCAGCGAGTCGCTGCGCCGGCTGTCGATGAAGACCACGGTGGCCTCGGCCGCCATGACGCCGATCACCCAGATGCTGGCCGCGGTGGCGCTGTCGGCGGTAATCTCGGTGGCGCTGCTGCAGAGCACCAGTGAGGGCGCCACGGTGGGCGACTTCGTGGCCTTCGTGACCGCGATGCTGATGCTGGTGGCACCGATCAAGCACCTGTCCGAGGTGGCCAGCCCGATCACCCGCGGCCTCGCCGCGCTGGAGCGCGGCATGGACCTGGTGGAAGGCACGCCCAGCGAAGCCGGGGGCACCTACACCAGCCCCCGCGCGCAGGGAGACATCCGCTTCAGCGGGGTGACGGTGGTCTATACCCCTGAAGGCGGGCCCGCGGTCGATGCGCTGGACCTCTCGATCCATCCCGGTGAAACCGTGGCGCTGGTCGGCGCCTCGGGCTCGGGCAAGACCACCCTGGTCAACCTGCTGCCGCGCTTCATCGAGCCCACCAGCGGCGACATCCTGCTCGACGGCGTGCGGATCGACCAGTGGGACCTGGCCTCGCTGCGCGCGCAGTTTGCGGTGGTCAGCCAGCATGTGATCATGCTCAACGACACCATTGCCGCCAACGTGGTGCTGGGCCGCCCGCTGGACCGCGCCAAGGTCGAGCGCTGCCTGCAGGCCGCCAACCTGGCGCAGATGGTGGCCGGCCTGCCGCAGGGCCTGGACACGCTGGTCGGACACAACGCCACCCAGCTCTCGGGCGGCCAGCGCCAGCGGCTGGCGATTGCACGCGCCCTCTACAAGGACGCGCCGGTGCTGATCCTGGACGAAGCCACGTCGGCGCTGGACGCCGAGTCCGAGCGCGCGGTGCAGGAGGCGCTGGAGCGGCTCATGGCCAACCGCACCACGCTGGTCATCGCCCACCGCCTGTCCACGGTGCAGCATGCCAACCGCATCGTGGTCATGGAGGCCGGCCGCATCGTCGAGACCGGCAGCCACGCCGACCTGCTGCTGCAGGATGGCCTCTACGCCCGCCTGTACCGGCTGGGCCTGCATTCACCCGAAAGCCCTTCGGCTTCACCGACCGAGCTCGCCCCCTCATGA